One segment of Methylotuvimicrobium sp. KM2 DNA contains the following:
- a CDS encoding peroxidase-related enzyme (This protein belongs to a clade of uncharacterized proteins related to peroxidases such as the alkylhydroperoxidase AhpD.) — MSRITTVSNETANIEQRALFEAIQGQLGMVPNFLRVFAHSPDALKAFLGLHHIAGHGSLDASTRERIALALAQKNECEYCLSAHTAIGRKAGLNGAEIEANRAGSSQDAKAAVAVKFARDLVEHKGEVTNTELQSMRDAGFSEAEIVEVITHVGMNILTNILGKASRVDIDFPKVALKQAA; from the coding sequence ATGAGTCGTATTACAACAGTTAGCAACGAAACCGCCAATATCGAACAACGCGCACTATTTGAAGCCATCCAGGGGCAATTGGGCATGGTGCCTAACTTTCTACGCGTATTCGCCCACTCGCCTGATGCTTTGAAAGCCTTCCTCGGTTTGCATCACATCGCGGGTCATGGCTCGCTGGACGCTAGCACCCGCGAACGTATCGCATTGGCGTTGGCCCAGAAGAACGAGTGCGAATACTGTCTGTCCGCTCATACCGCCATCGGCCGCAAAGCCGGTTTGAACGGCGCTGAAATCGAAGCCAACCGCGCCGGTTCCAGTCAGGATGCCAAAGCGGCGGTGGCAGTTAAATTCGCTCGAGACCTGGTCGAACACAAAGGCGAGGTCACTAATACGGAATTGCAATCCATGCGTGACGCCGGTTTCAGCGAGGCCGAAATCGTCGAGGTGATCACCCATGTCGGCATGAATATTCTGACCAATATTTTGGGTAAAGCCAGCCGGGTCGATATTGATTTCCCGAAGGTCGCGTTAAAACAAGCCGCCTAA